One genomic segment of Amycolatopsis sp. WQ 127309 includes these proteins:
- a CDS encoding SDR family oxidoreductase, which yields MRVFVTGSTGWIGSATVDELLRSGHEVLGLARSEESAAKLTAKGAQVHRGDLDDLDSLRAAAAAADGVVHLANKHDWADSEGTDRAERAAVEAMLEALEGSSKPFVIANGLSGFPEGRPVLESDASPAVGPGSDRGGSENLALDAVSRGVRTVVVRFAPSVHGKGDWGFVNFLTRAAKERGVSGYIGDGSVQWSAVHVGDAAQLIRLGLENAPAGTRMHAVAEQAISTKEIAEAIGKSLDVPVTSIEADKAGEHFGFIANFFGLTMSASSDATREQLSWKPTGPDLVEDITSGAYTD from the coding sequence ATGCGCGTCTTCGTGACAGGTTCCACCGGCTGGATCGGCTCCGCCACGGTCGACGAACTCCTCCGGTCCGGCCACGAGGTGCTCGGGCTCGCCCGCTCGGAGGAGTCCGCGGCGAAGCTGACCGCCAAGGGCGCCCAGGTACACCGCGGCGACCTCGACGACCTCGACTCCCTCCGCGCGGCCGCCGCAGCGGCGGACGGCGTCGTGCACCTGGCCAACAAGCACGATTGGGCCGACTCGGAGGGCACCGACAGGGCCGAGCGAGCAGCGGTCGAGGCGATGCTGGAGGCACTGGAGGGTTCTTCGAAGCCATTCGTGATCGCCAACGGCCTTTCCGGCTTCCCCGAGGGCCGGCCGGTACTGGAAAGCGACGCCTCCCCCGCAGTTGGCCCCGGCTCCGACCGTGGCGGCTCGGAAAACCTCGCCTTGGATGCGGTGTCCCGGGGCGTTCGTACGGTGGTGGTCCGCTTCGCGCCCAGCGTGCACGGCAAGGGCGACTGGGGCTTCGTCAACTTCCTCACTCGAGCCGCCAAGGAGCGCGGCGTGTCCGGGTACATCGGTGACGGAAGCGTTCAGTGGTCGGCCGTGCACGTCGGCGACGCTGCGCAGCTGATCCGCCTCGGCCTGGAAAACGCCCCGGCGGGCACCCGCATGCACGCGGTGGCCGAGCAGGCCATCTCCACCAAGGAGATCGCCGAGGCGATCGGCAAGTCCCTCGACGTGCCGGTGACCTCGATCGAGGCGGACAAGGCCGGAGAGCACTTCGGCTTCATCGCGAACTTCTTCGGCCTGACGATGAGTGCGTCCAGCGACGCCACTCGGGAGCAGCTGTCATGGAAGCCGACCGGTCCCGATCTGGTCGAGGACATCACCTCCGGTGCCTACACCGACTGA
- a CDS encoding MFS transporter, with protein MIAQTTEPAADTRRRESLVLIVVCLCTILVVGFVAAINLAVPLLAGSSLHPDSSELLWIVDTYVIIFACLVIPGGAIGDRLGRKGALMSGLVLFAGGAAVSALSTSIPAMLSGRVVSGLGAALVLPNCVGVLVHATRPERRRGALAVWGAISGMGGILGNTAGGALLDSGDWQTLFWSVVPLALVCAVAIAVTARASERTFRSLDPAGTLLLVAASVSLLAGIIEAPEKGWLNPVVLTVFGLAVVLAVAWVLVELRVKHPLLDPRLFRAPLLTSASLGMLVTWFGSFGLFYLNASLLQYGRGFSVLGAGFATLPLAIPILVCSRFIPRIVARIGIPATLAAGFLAISAGLFGLSFATKQSFVVYALWLVVLGIGFALSLPTLTTELTAGLPPEQAGVAGGLQSATRELGSALGIAVVGTITVAVFSRHLPSALQAMTPVPRTVIEAVRAAPAQRSRITDAFVTGGSTALQVGAAITLTAGAIVVALAIRRSPHSVE; from the coding sequence ATGATTGCCCAGACCACCGAGCCCGCGGCCGACACCCGCCGCCGCGAGAGCCTGGTCCTCATAGTCGTTTGCCTGTGCACGATCCTGGTGGTCGGCTTCGTCGCCGCGATCAACCTGGCCGTGCCGTTGCTGGCGGGCAGCAGCCTGCATCCCGACTCCTCGGAACTGCTGTGGATCGTCGACACCTACGTCATCATCTTCGCCTGCCTGGTGATTCCCGGCGGCGCGATCGGTGATCGGCTGGGGCGCAAGGGCGCACTGATGAGCGGACTCGTGCTGTTCGCCGGCGGCGCGGCCGTTTCAGCGCTCTCCACGAGCATCCCGGCCATGCTCTCCGGCCGGGTCGTTTCCGGGCTCGGCGCCGCGCTGGTCCTGCCGAACTGCGTCGGCGTGCTGGTACACGCGACCCGCCCGGAACGCCGCCGTGGTGCGCTGGCGGTCTGGGGCGCCATCTCCGGAATGGGTGGCATCCTGGGCAACACCGCAGGTGGTGCGCTGCTCGACAGCGGCGACTGGCAGACCCTGTTCTGGAGCGTGGTGCCCCTCGCGCTGGTGTGCGCCGTGGCGATCGCGGTGACTGCGAGGGCGAGCGAGCGCACCTTCCGCAGCCTCGACCCGGCGGGCACCTTGCTGCTGGTGGCCGCCTCGGTCTCCTTGCTGGCAGGTATCATCGAAGCCCCCGAGAAAGGCTGGCTCAACCCGGTTGTGCTGACCGTTTTCGGGCTCGCCGTCGTGCTCGCCGTTGCCTGGGTCCTGGTCGAACTGCGCGTCAAGCACCCGCTGCTGGATCCGCGCCTGTTCCGTGCGCCTCTGCTGACCAGCGCGAGTCTCGGCATGCTGGTGACGTGGTTCGGCAGCTTCGGACTGTTCTACCTCAACGCCTCGCTGCTGCAGTACGGTCGCGGTTTCTCGGTGCTGGGCGCCGGGTTCGCCACGTTGCCGCTGGCCATCCCGATCCTCGTCTGCTCCCGGTTCATACCACGGATTGTCGCCCGGATCGGTATCCCGGCCACCCTCGCGGCCGGCTTCCTCGCCATCAGCGCGGGGTTGTTCGGGCTTTCCTTCGCCACCAAGCAGTCCTTCGTCGTCTACGCGCTCTGGCTCGTGGTGCTGGGGATCGGCTTCGCGCTCTCGCTGCCGACGCTGACCACGGAGCTGACCGCCGGACTACCACCGGAACAGGCCGGGGTCGCGGGTGGGTTGCAGTCGGCGACGCGTGAGCTTGGCAGCGCACTCGGCATCGCGGTCGTCGGCACGATCACCGTGGCCGTCTTTTCCAGGCACTTGCCCAGTGCGTTGCAGGCAATGACCCCGGTGCCCCGCACAGTGATCGAAGCAGTGCGTGCGGCGCCGGCTCAACGCAGCCGGATCACCGACGCCTTCGTCACCGGTGGCAGCACCGCCTTGCAAGTCGGAGCGGCGATCACACTGACCGCCGGGGCGATCGTAGTTGCGCTCGCCATCCGCCGCTCGCCTCACTCGGTCGAGTGA
- a CDS encoding TetR/AcrR family transcriptional regulator, whose amino-acid sequence MTDEPSASKAGRPRSEAARTAVLHAVDDMLVDIGYAAMTMKGIAERAGVGRQTVYRWWSNKAEILLEASATDATQELGSAPTGAPVTDVVAHLSALTAFLLHSPAGLAYRALIGESQHDSTVRDLVAAADLLSRPTQLLLDRLRPAAPGMPPRRLAAAQLNGPVLGTILECGRPLSDSDLTEHARSLLFSWRVEN is encoded by the coding sequence ATGACCGACGAACCCAGCGCGAGCAAGGCGGGGCGGCCGCGCAGTGAGGCCGCTCGGACAGCGGTGTTGCACGCGGTGGACGACATGCTGGTCGACATCGGCTACGCCGCGATGACGATGAAGGGCATCGCGGAGCGGGCCGGGGTCGGTCGGCAGACAGTGTATCGGTGGTGGTCCAACAAGGCCGAGATCCTGCTCGAAGCCAGCGCCACCGATGCGACCCAGGAGCTCGGCAGCGCTCCGACCGGTGCTCCGGTGACCGACGTCGTCGCGCACCTCAGCGCGCTGACCGCGTTTCTCCTGCACTCCCCGGCGGGCCTCGCCTACCGGGCACTGATAGGAGAATCACAGCACGACTCAACCGTCCGCGACCTCGTCGCCGCAGCCGACCTGCTGAGCCGCCCGACCCAGCTGCTACTGGACCGCCTCCGCCCAGCCGCCCCCGGAATGCCGCCGAGACGCCTCGCCGCGGCTCAGCTCAACGGCCCCGTACTCGGCACTATCCTGGAATGCGGGCGACCGCTGAGCGACAGCGACCTGACCGAACACGCACGCTCACTGCTTTTCAGCTGGCGGGTCGAAAACTGA
- a CDS encoding darcynin family protein: MAKTNQPENGFEATATGFILVKTTRAWLDLTVADRIAAFEEHVTPALKKVKGVRSTFYDTEFYTARVTDIWVWEARDHEAFQLVIEALRETLFWDHYFEIVEILVGVENGYAKHYSTDVVTSINT, from the coding sequence ATGGCCAAAACCAATCAGCCCGAGAACGGATTCGAGGCCACCGCCACCGGTTTCATTCTGGTGAAAACCACCCGTGCATGGCTGGACCTGACCGTCGCCGACCGGATCGCTGCGTTCGAGGAGCACGTCACGCCCGCGCTCAAGAAGGTCAAGGGCGTCCGTTCGACCTTCTACGACACAGAGTTCTACACCGCACGGGTGACCGACATCTGGGTCTGGGAGGCTCGCGACCACGAAGCCTTTCAACTGGTGATCGAAGCGCTGCGAGAAACGTTATTCTGGGACCACTACTTCGAGATCGTGGAGATCCTCGTCGGCGTCGAGAACGGCTACGCCAAGCACTACAGCACCGATGTGGTGACCTCGATCAACACCTGA
- a CDS encoding TetR family transcriptional regulator → MTAIEPGSFRTDWAGRSMSRATRTVDDYDELFTPIREARRKAGGNQLGNPAEAGDAVVRIAAADRPPAHLVLGSDALRLVAAARTAVDEEIRAWEPLSRTTAQGAGITRGALYFYFGSKQEVVTALVARTVGHLWERSRVAAECGEPREAIAAAVRRTVELWTEHGLVMRTAIDLSLTVPEIGELRNRTGPGTGAGPCALLAARGRGDL, encoded by the coding sequence GTGACGGCGATCGAGCCCGGCTCCTTCCGCACCGACTGGGCCGGCCGGTCCATGTCCCGCGCCACGCGGACCGTCGACGACTACGACGAGCTGTTCACCCCCATCCGCGAAGCGCGGCGTAAGGCCGGCGGTAACCAGCTGGGCAACCCGGCCGAGGCCGGTGACGCCGTCGTGCGCATCGCGGCGGCCGACCGGCCACCGGCCCACCTCGTCCTGGGCTCGGACGCGCTGCGCTTGGTCGCCGCCGCGCGCACCGCCGTGGACGAGGAGATCCGCGCGTGGGAGCCGCTCTCCCGCACGACCGCCCAGGGCGCCGGCATCACCCGCGGCGCGCTGTACTTCTACTTCGGCTCCAAGCAAGAAGTCGTCACGGCGCTCGTCGCCCGGACCGTCGGGCACCTGTGGGAACGCTCGCGGGTCGCCGCGGAGTGCGGTGAGCCGCGCGAGGCCATCGCCGCGGCCGTGCGGCGCACGGTCGAACTGTGGACCGAGCACGGCCTGGTCATGCGCACGGCGATCGACCTGTCGTTGACCGTGCCGGAGATCGGCGAGCTGCGGAACCGGACCGGACCAGGCACCGGCGCTGGCCCGTGCGCTCTGCTGGCTGCACGCGGCCGCGGCGACCTGTGA